Proteins co-encoded in one Chitinophagales bacterium genomic window:
- a CDS encoding L,D-transpeptidase family protein, producing MKKWKPIIYCLLTLLVVLADTSRLLAPSFLQTQLQYPRVRAAQSEKDATLQKIFDAKGLEYPPKTLFMRVFKSEHIIELWAANEVDSPMTMVKSYDVCAMSGDLGPKRKQGDQQVPEGFYHISRFNPSSNYYLSMKIDYPNDADRIQSPYSNLGGDIYIHGHCASLGCVSITDPIIKEVYWLAAQVQYGGMSELPVHIFPSRLSDFKYSILQHLYADEPSNLQLWSSLKQAYDYFEIHKQLPQIEIDALGEYLVHPQL from the coding sequence ATGAAAAAATGGAAGCCTATCATTTACTGCTTGCTCACGCTATTGGTTGTGTTGGCAGATACAAGCCGCCTATTAGCTCCCAGTTTTTTGCAGACACAGTTGCAGTACCCTCGTGTGCGTGCCGCTCAAAGCGAAAAAGATGCTACTCTGCAAAAGATTTTTGATGCTAAAGGGTTGGAGTATCCGCCAAAAACTCTTTTCATGCGTGTGTTCAAAAGTGAACACATTATCGAGTTATGGGCTGCAAATGAAGTAGATAGTCCAATGACCATGGTCAAATCTTATGATGTATGTGCGATGTCAGGGGATTTGGGTCCCAAAAGAAAACAAGGAGACCAACAAGTTCCCGAAGGTTTTTACCACATTTCTCGCTTCAATCCCAGCAGCAATTATTACCTCTCCATGAAAATCGACTATCCGAATGATGCAGACCGCATTCAAAGTCCATATAGCAATTTAGGAGGTGATATATACATTCATGGACATTGCGCTTCTTTGGGCTGTGTATCTATCACAGACCCTATTATAAAAGAAGTATATTGGCTGGCAGCACAAGTGCAATACGGTGGAATGAGTGAATTGCCAGTCCATATTTTTCCTTCAAGGCTTTCCGACTTCAAATATTCTATTTTACAGCATCTATATGCAGATGAACCCAGCAATTTACAGCTTTGGAGTAGCCTAAAGCAAGCCTATGATTATTTTGAAATCCACAAACAACTTCCTCAAATTGAAATAGATGCTTTGGGTGAATATTTGGTACATCCACAATTGTAA
- a CDS encoding M12 family metallopeptidase gives MLYQFFKLGAIGMLLILTFLTFSTNTYAQERYKTDLKNRRTQNQLKRISTILPFHKIAQTVTVEIDEGRAFLEGDIAINQTSPINNLIQGAVAIASNNYRWDEGIIPYTIQNNHPERNTILKAIEYLSNNTNICMVPRGGERDYVQFVRYNLGCWSYVGRQGGMQEINIGNCDFGAIVHEICHAVGLFHEQSRSDRDNYITVNWNNIDPTQQQNFEKHVSMGIDIGAYDYYSIMHYPAWAFSYTGGETISCQGGTCPSSMGQRNQLSSGDLQGIKYLYSNAIGCGNSPPVTKPTTNPNPPVTKPKPTTKPKPPITPPDRNIVVAVTNALGDNQCSEIIQLSIGGANTQMDLSLSSKQKTIEFVFLEPGWYTYSINAQTTFYKSFWGWNYTYNRNGTGQGKIYVDSDKKYYLAMKASNNDRGNYVAYLQEH, from the coding sequence ATGTTATACCAATTTTTTAAACTCGGCGCAATTGGTATGCTCCTCATACTCACATTTCTAACATTCTCAACAAATACTTATGCACAAGAACGCTACAAAACCGACCTCAAAAACCGTAGAACCCAAAATCAGCTAAAACGCATTTCAACCATATTGCCTTTTCACAAAATAGCGCAAACCGTAACTGTTGAAATAGACGAAGGAAGAGCTTTTTTAGAAGGGGATATTGCCATCAATCAAACTTCTCCCATCAACAACTTGATACAAGGTGCAGTTGCCATAGCCTCCAACAATTACCGATGGGATGAAGGAATCATTCCTTATACCATTCAAAACAATCACCCCGAAAGAAACACGATTTTGAAAGCAATTGAGTACCTCTCCAACAACACCAACATTTGTATGGTGCCTCGAGGTGGAGAACGGGATTATGTACAGTTTGTACGCTACAATTTAGGTTGTTGGTCTTATGTTGGGCGGCAAGGAGGAATGCAAGAAATCAATATCGGTAACTGTGATTTTGGAGCGATTGTCCACGAAATTTGTCACGCCGTAGGATTGTTTCACGAGCAATCCCGCTCTGATAGAGACAATTATATTACCGTCAATTGGAACAATATTGATCCTACTCAGCAGCAAAATTTCGAAAAACACGTTTCTATGGGCATTGATATTGGAGCCTATGATTACTACTCTATCATGCACTACCCTGCGTGGGCATTTAGCTATACTGGAGGAGAAACCATTAGCTGTCAAGGAGGAACATGTCCAAGTTCAATGGGCCAAAGAAATCAATTAAGCAGCGGTGATTTGCAAGGCATCAAATATTTATACAGCAATGCAATTGGTTGCGGCAACTCTCCACCTGTCACAAAGCCCACTACAAATCCTAATCCTCCCGTCACCAAACCAAAACCAACAACTAAACCAAAACCTCCAATAACACCCCCCGACCGAAACATTGTCGTAGCTGTCACCAATGCTTTGGGGGACAATCAATGCTCTGAAATAATTCAACTAAGCATTGGAGGGGCAAATACGCAAATGGATCTTTCACTTTCCAGCAAACAAAAAACCATTGAGTTTGTGTTTCTCGAACCAGGTTGGTACACTTATTCTATCAATGCCCAAACTACTTTTTACAAATCTTTTTGGGGATGGAATTACACCTACAATCGGAACGGGACAGGTCAAGGAAAAATTTATGTGGACAGCGACAAAAAATACTACTTGGCCATGAAAGCAAGTAACAATGATAGAGGCAATTATGTGGCCTACTTGCAAGAGCATTGA
- a CDS encoding RNA polymerase sigma factor has translation MSDDELIKGCIRENKYCQRALYERFAGKMMSVCIRYTRHRLEAEDILQEGFIKIFNNISKFQHKGSLEGWIRRIMINTALSNYNKSSFQKELIGIEDYQSGTEEPKAIQQLTADEIMAVINTLPDGYKIVFNLYVIEEYNHGEIAEMLDITPSTSRSQLVKARRMLQKKIILLREAGLNR, from the coding sequence GTGTCGGACGATGAATTGATAAAAGGTTGTATCCGAGAAAACAAATATTGTCAACGAGCTTTGTATGAACGATTTGCGGGCAAAATGATGTCCGTTTGCATACGTTATACAAGGCATCGATTGGAAGCGGAGGATATTCTGCAAGAAGGATTCATTAAAATATTTAATAATATATCAAAGTTCCAACACAAGGGTAGCTTAGAAGGTTGGATTCGTCGTATTATGATTAACACCGCACTGAGCAACTACAATAAAAGTAGTTTTCAAAAAGAACTTATTGGCATTGAAGATTATCAATCTGGTACAGAAGAACCAAAAGCCATTCAGCAGCTTACGGCGGATGAAATAATGGCAGTAATCAATACATTGCCAGATGGTTACAAGATTGTATTCAATTTATATGTTATAGAGGAATATAATCATGGCGAAATTGCAGAAATGTTGGATATCACCCCCAGCACTTCAAGGTCGCAGTTGGTCAAAGCACGTCGAATGCTCCAAAAAAAAATTATTTTACTTAGAGAAGCAGGTCTGAACAGATAA
- a CDS encoding 1-acyl-sn-glycerol-3-phosphate acyltransferase, which yields MPLKHEIDEQGEYNFVIPNIEDWPIYRVGETKAEFLEDLIARSKEKIRELAGSPRKLHDILARTRYLEQIRIQEEPWRVDPKDDWRFWHKKVKKVLLKSVTEHNYEKGLSPDEEAIFDTIIRRYADEIVGTFRPPTYRFASKVLPRFLSRLLNAFSSRKFWKVDYRLKDRLKITGPLELIRELSLKGTLVVVPTHFSNLDSILVGWSLHTIGLPAFLYGAGLNLFNSRIFGYFMSRLGAYRLDRRKKNPLYMEILKMYSQIVTERGCHSLFFPGGTRSRSGSIETRLKLGLLGTIVEAQRVNFVDPPPKYGNLTPKRGNKIFILPLVLNYHFVLEAKRLIEQHLKQSGKEKYYIDKDVFPSGIKAHKFLTSMIGERSEILLSFGKPIDIFGHPVDAEGNSLDNNGKPIDISNYFVSNGKMSEDKQRDEEYTRLLGEHILKQFYRYNVVISSDLIAFIAFEILKKRNPKLDIYGLMRLPEEERVIDYEEFVAMVKKIRTELNLRAKQGELQIADHLNTDIHRLINHGLSNIGLYHTERPVRKNEAGDISSDNMNLLYYYHNRLLGYELEKLI from the coding sequence ATGCCTTTAAAACACGAAATAGATGAACAAGGAGAATACAACTTTGTGATTCCTAATATTGAAGATTGGCCTATTTACAGAGTTGGCGAAACCAAAGCGGAATTTTTAGAAGATTTGATTGCCCGCAGCAAAGAAAAAATACGTGAGTTGGCGGGCAGTCCTCGGAAACTACATGATATTTTGGCTCGTACAAGGTACTTGGAGCAAATTCGCATACAAGAAGAACCGTGGCGGGTGGATCCAAAAGATGATTGGAGATTTTGGCACAAAAAAGTGAAGAAAGTATTGCTGAAAAGTGTGACAGAACACAATTACGAAAAGGGACTTAGTCCAGATGAAGAGGCTATTTTTGACACCATCATTAGACGATATGCAGACGAAATAGTTGGAACTTTTCGCCCTCCTACCTATCGTTTTGCGAGTAAAGTATTGCCACGTTTTTTATCTCGTTTGCTCAATGCTTTTTCTTCCCGCAAGTTTTGGAAAGTAGATTACCGCCTCAAAGATCGCCTCAAAATCACTGGCCCTCTCGAATTGATTCGGGAGTTGTCATTGAAGGGAACATTGGTCGTTGTGCCTACTCATTTTAGCAATTTAGACTCGATTTTGGTTGGCTGGTCTTTACACACGATTGGTTTACCTGCCTTTTTGTATGGTGCAGGATTGAATTTGTTTAACAGTCGAATATTTGGGTACTTTATGAGCCGCTTGGGAGCTTATCGTTTGGACAGGCGAAAAAAGAACCCTCTGTATATGGAAATACTCAAGATGTATTCACAAATTGTGACTGAACGAGGCTGTCACAGTTTGTTTTTTCCAGGAGGAACTCGTTCACGATCTGGTTCTATTGAAACCCGTTTGAAGTTGGGCTTGCTTGGAACGATTGTGGAGGCGCAAAGAGTCAATTTTGTGGACCCTCCTCCAAAATATGGAAATTTGACCCCAAAGCGTGGCAATAAAATTTTTATTCTACCACTTGTCTTAAATTACCATTTTGTGCTGGAAGCCAAACGATTGATTGAACAACATTTGAAACAAAGTGGTAAGGAAAAATACTATATTGACAAAGATGTGTTCCCAAGTGGCATAAAGGCACATAAGTTTTTGACGAGTATGATTGGCGAACGTTCCGAAATTCTTCTTTCTTTTGGTAAACCCATTGATATTTTTGGACACCCAGTTGATGCCGAGGGCAATAGTTTAGACAACAATGGAAAACCTATTGACATCAGCAACTATTTTGTATCGAATGGAAAAATGAGTGAGGACAAGCAGCGTGACGAAGAATATACCCGCTTGCTAGGAGAACACATTTTGAAGCAATTTTATCGCTACAATGTGGTTATTTCCAGTGATTTAATTGCTTTTATTGCATTTGAAATTTTGAAAAAGAGGAATCCTAAGCTTGATATTTATGGCTTGATGCGTTTGCCAGAAGAAGAGCGAGTAATTGACTACGAGGAGTTTGTTGCAATGGTCAAAAAAATCAGAACTGAGTTGAATCTGAGGGCAAAACAGGGTGAACTTCAAATTGCAGATCATTTGAATACCGATATACATCGCCTTATCAATCACGGATTGAGCAATATTGGATTGTATCACACTGAGCGTCCTGTACGAAAAAACGAAGCTGGGGATATATCAAGTGACAACATGAACTTGCTTTATTATTACCACAACCGCTTGTTGGGGTATGAGCTGGAGAAGTTGATTTGA
- a CDS encoding DUF1501 domain-containing protein, with protein MSHQYNLDQLKSKLKAAKKQDGSSLQHGLAHEQAHRQWSRRGFLKGLSIAGGVSMLLGKTPINAATPSPFLKALAEAETDRILVLIRLKGGNDGLNMIVPTFDYGTYSSLRPTIAVPTSNLIALSSEFGIPNYMNPLQSLWQKGQMKVVHSVGYPDQNLSHFRSSDIWASASDSNEVVQDGWLGRYLSGEYPDYLTNPPAVPPAVQIGGSGNLVFKEGLNNLSVVVNNPEQLFEIAQTGTLYDTQAVPECLVGDQLSFLRAVANTTFIYADVIKNAYDAGTNNMDYSTELGQQLSLVARLIKGNLGTKLFMVELGSFDTHANQNNQHPNLLNSLAGGIHDFFADLEAADLADKVLAMTFSEFGRRIEQNASGGTDHGAAAPLMLFGGGLNGNGFLGTPPNLQDLDEVGNLKFHTDFREVYATILENWLCVDGETVNNLLSYDFNRISDLGLDCTDATSIAASQRPTIEHQARYDANGLIFIHYTLLQSAHVRLDMYNLAGQIVETLVNDYRLSGTHEAVFRPSMGLAVGQYIYRIEAGGQAVSRSIVLGI; from the coding sequence ATGTCACATCAATATAATCTCGATCAACTCAAATCAAAACTCAAAGCTGCAAAAAAACAAGATGGTAGCAGCCTTCAACATGGTTTGGCACACGAACAAGCACACCGTCAATGGAGCCGTCGAGGCTTCCTCAAAGGATTAAGCATTGCAGGAGGAGTGTCTATGCTTTTGGGAAAAACACCAATTAATGCTGCAACCCCTTCTCCCTTTTTGAAGGCATTGGCGGAGGCAGAAACCGATAGAATTTTGGTGCTCATTCGTTTGAAAGGTGGGAATGACGGTTTGAATATGATTGTTCCAACTTTTGATTATGGCACTTATTCCAGTTTACGTCCTACGATTGCAGTACCGACCAGCAACCTCATCGCACTCAGTTCCGAATTTGGTATCCCCAACTATATGAACCCACTGCAATCTCTTTGGCAAAAAGGGCAAATGAAGGTGGTGCATAGTGTAGGGTATCCAGACCAAAACTTATCCCATTTTCGCTCATCAGATATATGGGCAAGTGCAAGTGATTCCAACGAAGTTGTGCAGGATGGATGGCTGGGGCGTTATTTGAGTGGAGAATACCCCGATTATTTGACCAACCCTCCTGCAGTTCCTCCTGCCGTACAGATTGGAGGTTCGGGTAATTTGGTTTTCAAGGAAGGGTTGAACAACTTGTCGGTGGTGGTGAATAATCCTGAGCAATTGTTTGAAATCGCTCAAACGGGTACATTGTATGACACACAGGCCGTTCCAGAATGCTTGGTAGGCGATCAGTTGAGTTTTTTGAGGGCTGTAGCCAATACTACCTTTATCTATGCGGATGTAATCAAAAATGCCTACGATGCGGGAACAAATAATATGGATTACAGTACCGAATTGGGGCAGCAGTTGTCGTTGGTGGCTCGCTTGATCAAAGGCAATTTGGGTACAAAATTGTTTATGGTTGAACTCGGTAGTTTCGATACACACGCCAATCAAAACAACCAACATCCCAATTTGCTCAACAGTTTGGCAGGTGGCATCCACGATTTTTTTGCAGATTTGGAGGCCGCAGATTTGGCTGACAAAGTGTTGGCAATGACCTTTTCGGAGTTTGGTCGTCGAATAGAACAGAATGCTTCTGGCGGTACAGACCATGGTGCTGCTGCACCTCTGATGTTATTTGGCGGTGGCTTGAATGGAAATGGTTTTTTAGGCACTCCTCCCAATTTGCAGGACTTGGATGAAGTTGGTAATTTGAAATTTCACACCGATTTTCGGGAAGTTTATGCGACGATTCTGGAAAATTGGCTGTGTGTAGATGGAGAAACTGTTAACAACTTGTTGAGTTATGACTTCAATAGAATCAGTGATTTAGGTTTAGATTGTACAGACGCAACTTCAATTGCAGCTTCTCAAAGACCTACAATCGAACACCAAGCCCGTTATGATGCAAATGGTCTGATTTTCATACACTATACTTTACTGCAATCGGCGCATGTTCGATTGGATATGTATAATTTGGCGGGGCAAATAGTTGAAACTTTGGTTAATGACTATCGACTTTCAGGAACCCATGAGGCAGTATTTCGGCCTTCAATGGGTCTGGCCGTAGGGCAATATATTTACCGCATTGAAGCAGGAGGACAAGCGGTGAGTCGGTCAATTGTTTTAGGAATTTAA
- a CDS encoding T9SS type A sorting domain-containing protein encodes MKYLFYSFSVFFLMNIIHSLKAQTVPFELVFGDSNINEKGIASLQLPDGSILMVGNTDATENGNSEISLTKFSAEGQFIWSETYGTPNHDYANNAVITQDGKIAIVAESHTIVGGNADGMVLLVDMDGSEIWLNFFGEEHLNESFYSIDKTNDNGVIICGFITGEGFGNDHFVAKISQNGEMVWSKSYGSQKNEIGVSIKETLNGDFIFVGDKQQENNAYGIEAFRLDKNGDIIWQLDINGFENGGCKNMLIDSRGDCVIVGEAVPKKNEGFDILLVKIDAQGGLIWEKFIDGTEKGDAGFDLMELDAGGYMVAGYGFNAETQQTDVVVSQVNIEGENVEIQYFGGLGFDIGYDIIPSIEGGYYVTGSSYSETDNQYFLVHNYPLSVGIEDKGISGLSWTVYPNPLSDATTLLQLDAAFPLEKVVVSVFDSKGILVFNHFYNNLQNILLPAELNSGTYILQLAIKNDTFYKKIIVR; translated from the coding sequence ATGAAATATTTATTCTACTCATTCTCTGTATTTTTCCTAATGAATATTATTCATTCACTCAAGGCTCAAACAGTTCCTTTTGAACTGGTTTTTGGAGATTCCAATATCAATGAGAAAGGCATTGCTTCCCTTCAGTTGCCCGATGGTTCTATTCTGATGGTCGGTAATACAGATGCAACAGAAAACGGAAACAGTGAGATTTCACTCACTAAATTTAGTGCTGAAGGGCAATTTATTTGGAGTGAAACCTATGGAACTCCCAACCATGACTATGCTAACAATGCGGTGATAACTCAAGACGGAAAGATTGCAATAGTTGCAGAGAGTCACACGATTGTAGGAGGGAATGCAGATGGAATGGTTTTGTTAGTGGATATGGATGGAAGTGAAATTTGGTTGAATTTTTTTGGAGAGGAGCATCTTAATGAATCTTTTTATAGCATTGACAAAACGAATGACAATGGTGTGATTATCTGTGGATTTATTACAGGAGAAGGTTTTGGAAACGATCATTTTGTGGCTAAAATCAGTCAAAACGGAGAGATGGTATGGTCAAAATCGTATGGTTCTCAAAAAAATGAAATCGGAGTCTCCATCAAAGAAACTTTGAACGGAGACTTTATCTTTGTGGGCGACAAACAGCAAGAAAATAATGCCTATGGCATTGAGGCTTTTAGATTGGATAAAAATGGCGATATTATCTGGCAATTAGACATTAATGGTTTTGAAAATGGGGGCTGCAAAAATATGCTTATTGACAGCAGAGGTGATTGTGTCATTGTGGGAGAAGCTGTTCCTAAAAAGAATGAAGGTTTTGATATATTGTTGGTCAAAATTGATGCACAGGGTGGCTTGATTTGGGAGAAATTCATTGACGGCACTGAAAAAGGGGATGCGGGTTTTGACTTGATGGAGCTTGATGCGGGAGGATACATGGTTGCAGGGTATGGCTTTAATGCTGAAACACAGCAAACCGATGTAGTGGTAAGTCAGGTAAACATAGAAGGCGAAAATGTTGAAATACAATATTTTGGAGGCTTGGGATTTGATATTGGATACGATATCATTCCGTCTATTGAAGGTGGATATTATGTAACTGGGTCGAGCTATTCAGAAACTGACAACCAATATTTTTTAGTACACAATTATCCCCTCAGTGTGGGTATTGAAGATAAGGGCATTTCTGGTTTGAGTTGGACTGTTTACCCAAATCCACTTTCGGACGCTACTACCTTGCTACAATTGGATGCTGCTTTTCCGTTGGAGAAAGTAGTTGTATCTGTTTTTGATTCAAAAGGCATTCTTGTGTTTAATCACTTTTACAATAACCTGCAAAATATACTGTTACCAGCGGAATTAAACTCTGGAACATACATTTTGCAGCTGGCTATCAAAAACGATACATTTTACAAAAAAATCATTGTGAGGTAA
- a CDS encoding trypsin-like peptidase domain-containing protein: MKDVIEQFRDVIIQISTPHGNGTGFYLKEYNLIVTNHHVVKESIDVMIAGKLVPKTIQPVLFKDPAYDLAFIQVPDYIADIPSVAIAVQNELMEGDAIIAIGHPYGLKYTATQGIVSKSSRLYNNVNYIQIDAAINPGNSGGPLVNKSGMIVGVNTFIIQGGSNLGFALPTHYLVESIKDYQQHYGERVVRCSSCFNLSKRAEIDDNYCPDCGNRMDFEETAYVPSGTAQKVEDIIKELGKDVALSRRGANQWEIEEGSAIVRLSYSENTGFIIGDAHLCRLPRQNIGSLYKYLLTENYTLEDLVFSVSQQDVILSFIISERYFSSETARKVFGNLFEKADYYDDILVEKYGAIWKRQEE; the protein is encoded by the coding sequence ATGAAAGATGTAATCGAACAGTTTAGAGATGTAATTATTCAGATTTCTACACCTCATGGTAATGGCACAGGGTTTTACTTAAAAGAATACAACCTGATTGTCACCAATCACCATGTCGTCAAGGAAAGTATTGATGTGATGATTGCAGGAAAATTGGTGCCCAAGACCATTCAGCCTGTGTTGTTCAAAGATCCTGCGTATGATTTGGCATTCATACAAGTGCCTGATTATATTGCAGATATTCCGAGTGTAGCTATTGCTGTTCAAAATGAATTGATGGAAGGGGATGCCATTATTGCTATTGGGCATCCTTATGGATTGAAATATACTGCCACACAAGGTATTGTTTCTAAGTCTTCAAGACTTTATAACAATGTGAACTATATACAAATTGATGCGGCGATTAATCCTGGCAATAGTGGTGGACCTTTGGTCAACAAATCGGGTATGATTGTAGGGGTCAATACATTTATCATTCAAGGAGGCAGCAATTTGGGCTTTGCTTTACCGACTCATTATCTGGTAGAATCCATCAAAGACTACCAGCAGCATTATGGTGAAAGGGTAGTGCGCTGTAGTTCTTGCTTCAATCTTTCTAAAAGGGCTGAAATTGATGACAACTACTGTCCTGATTGTGGCAATCGCATGGATTTTGAAGAAACGGCTTATGTGCCTTCTGGAACTGCTCAAAAAGTGGAGGACATTATCAAGGAATTGGGGAAAGATGTAGCCTTGTCAAGAAGGGGGGCGAATCAATGGGAAATAGAGGAAGGAAGTGCTATCGTAAGGCTTTCATATTCAGAAAATACAGGTTTTATCATTGGTGATGCCCATCTTTGTCGTTTACCCAGACAAAACATCGGTAGTTTGTACAAATACTTGCTTACGGAGAACTATACCCTCGAAGATTTGGTTTTTAGCGTGAGTCAGCAAGATGTTATTTTGTCATTCATCATTTCTGAACGCTATTTTTCAAGTGAAACAGCTAGAAAGGTATTTGGTAATTTGTTTGAAAAAGCAGATTACTACGACGATATTTTGGTAGAAAAGTATGGAGCAATCTGGAAGCGACAGGAAGAGTGA
- the porQ gene encoding type IX secretion system protein PorQ, with translation MNKIITKSLYFFLFLTLFCSSFTSKAQIGGENVYEFLDQSTSARVTALGGLQIAAMDDDVSLAAQNPSLYNPQMDTHLSLNTVAFVAGINHGYLGFAKEVDSLATFGFGIQYISYGDLIAADETGLVTGSFSAAEYAFNVGGAKQFGKFSYGMNLKMIFSNLESYSSTGLALDMGLTYFDEESMFSAALVVKNMGTQLSTYSGTREDLPFDIQLGVSQRLQHLPFRFGITAHHLQKWDIRYDDPSLQSNSIFDTGDESNKSHFADNLFRHLIFSGELFLGKSLVVRAAYNHQRKQELGVDIKGGGVGFSYGAGIHVKRFHFSYGRAIYHLAGGSHHFSISTQLKKG, from the coding sequence ATGAATAAAATAATTACAAAGTCTTTATACTTTTTTTTGTTTCTTACCTTGTTTTGTAGTTCATTTACTTCAAAAGCCCAAATCGGTGGCGAAAACGTTTATGAGTTTCTCGATCAGTCGACTTCTGCAAGGGTGACGGCTTTGGGTGGGCTTCAAATTGCTGCGATGGATGATGATGTGAGTCTTGCTGCTCAAAATCCTTCGCTTTACAATCCTCAAATGGATACGCATTTGTCCTTGAATACGGTTGCTTTTGTGGCGGGTATCAATCATGGATACTTGGGTTTTGCCAAAGAAGTAGATAGTTTGGCAACTTTTGGTTTTGGTATTCAGTATATTTCGTATGGTGATTTGATTGCAGCAGATGAAACGGGTCTGGTGACGGGGAGTTTTAGTGCGGCTGAATATGCGTTTAATGTGGGTGGCGCAAAGCAGTTTGGGAAGTTTTCGTACGGGATGAATTTGAAGATGATTTTCTCTAATCTCGAATCTTATAGTTCTACGGGTTTGGCTTTGGATATGGGCTTGACCTACTTTGATGAGGAATCCATGTTTAGTGCTGCATTGGTGGTCAAAAACATGGGAACACAGCTTTCTACTTATAGTGGTACTCGTGAAGATCTACCTTTTGATATACAATTGGGTGTTTCTCAAAGGCTTCAACATTTACCTTTTCGTTTTGGCATTACGGCCCATCACCTCCAAAAATGGGACATTCGCTACGATGATCCGAGTCTGCAAAGCAATTCTATCTTTGATACTGGAGACGAGAGCAATAAGAGCCATTTTGCAGATAATCTGTTTCGACACTTGATTTTTAGTGGCGAACTGTTTCTGGGTAAAAGCCTTGTGGTTCGGGCAGCCTACAATCACCAACGCAAACAAGAATTGGGCGTGGATATCAAAGGTGGCGGCGTTGGATTTTCTTATGGAGCAGGCATACACGTCAAGCGTTTTCACTTTAGCTATGGTAGAGCAATTTACCACCTTGCAGGGGGGAGTCATCATTTTAGCATCAGTACACAATTGAAGAAAGGGTAA
- a CDS encoding TIR domain-containing protein — MAFSNDEKSQLPSLKAERIAIKQVFERLESEGKCELIVEVEARLDDIFRVFSQQNNNNRIAIFHYAGHADGKGLHTVNTIGENKTTYASGLAKMFAIQKNLKLVFLNGCSTEAQVEVLQSENIPNVIATSKSISDSVAKTLAEKFYAALVQNKTIDEAFRLACAYVEGENGIEGDFRKLWKNRTENVSGFPWKSSFKKGDWRLLNARLSLNDPFKIFLAYSTQDKDDMVKLRKQLKLLKRQKLIDIFDEAEVQIGTLTKDVIAQNLDTSHIILLFVTENLFDDAEELIDEAVRRNKNEQKILIPIYVRRCPIEDEEFAKLEPLPRKHLKNGQIWRFVDDWDNEDNAYYEIAMGLRNLITALKQENS; from the coding sequence TTGGCTTTTTCGAATGATGAAAAAAGTCAACTCCCATCCTTAAAAGCAGAGAGAATTGCCATTAAACAGGTATTTGAGCGTCTGGAATCAGAAGGGAAATGCGAGTTAATTGTTGAGGTTGAAGCCCGTTTAGATGATATTTTCAGGGTTTTTAGCCAACAGAATAACAATAACCGCATTGCGATTTTTCATTATGCAGGACATGCAGATGGTAAAGGTCTTCACACAGTCAATACAATAGGTGAAAACAAAACGACTTATGCCAGTGGTTTGGCAAAGATGTTTGCGATTCAAAAAAACTTAAAATTAGTTTTTTTGAATGGCTGCTCTACAGAAGCTCAAGTTGAAGTGCTGCAATCTGAAAATATTCCCAATGTTATTGCAACTTCAAAAAGTATTAGTGATAGTGTTGCTAAAACGCTTGCTGAAAAATTCTATGCTGCTCTTGTTCAGAATAAAACAATTGACGAGGCTTTTAGACTTGCCTGTGCTTATGTTGAAGGAGAAAACGGAATAGAAGGTGATTTTCGAAAATTATGGAAAAATAGGACTGAAAATGTATCTGGTTTTCCTTGGAAAAGTTCTTTTAAAAAAGGAGATTGGCGATTACTCAATGCTCGATTATCTCTCAATGACCCTTTTAAGATTTTTTTAGCGTATTCTACTCAGGATAAAGATGATATGGTGAAGTTGAGAAAGCAACTAAAGTTATTGAAGCGACAAAAGTTAATTGATATATTTGACGAAGCAGAAGTACAAATAGGAACGCTTACCAAAGATGTAATTGCTCAAAATTTAGATACTTCACACATTATTCTTCTATTTGTAACAGAAAATCTGTTTGATGATGCGGAAGAACTGATTGATGAAGCAGTCAGAAGAAATAAAAATGAACAGAAAATTTTGATTCCCATCTATGTTAGAAGATGTCCTATTGAAGATGAGGAATTCGCCAAATTGGAACCGCTTCCTAGAAAACACTTAAAAAACGGGCAGATCTGGCGATTTGTAGATGACTGGGATAATGAAGACAATGCCTACTACGAAATTGCTATGGGGCTGCGGAATCTAATCACCGCTTTGAAGCAAGAAAATTCCTAA